A genomic window from Montipora capricornis isolate CH-2021 chromosome 8, ASM3666992v2, whole genome shotgun sequence includes:
- the LOC138014400 gene encoding probable serine incorporator yields MTGCNIQTLKPKYGRLVYIGFTLFGVLLSLLTFSPGFRGFFILHSRFCSRNMSQGKCDTLVGHILLYRFYIGMMLFFLVLALINCQLTMFTTFGYWLENGFWFVKFHLFCFIFLVALLIPEGHISNAIMHVGWISSFIVLVIQIVLMIDLAKFLSACWVERMELSSRPNIWYLSLLLFTSLLYTLSASFVVYFYATYAVSLRNCMTNIAFLTVVVVLCITASLLSIHPRVREPGLLQAGMVTSYSVYYAWTCMLHYPYSDCNPTWAFLLATEFNFHFQPNMLVDLATTFLLLIYAVVKVPRVEDFLAATSLADCCLFGSSQTNENQENPDSEDGPLLVST; encoded by the exons ATGACTGGCTGCAATATTCAAACTCTTAAACCAAAATATGGAAGACTTGTTTACATTGGATTTACTTTATTTGGTGTTCTGCTGTCACTGTTGACATTTTCACCTGGTTTTAGAGGATTCTTCATCTTGCATTCTCGCTTCTGTAGTAGGAATATGAgccaaggaaaatgtgacactCTGGTTGGGCACATCCTTCTCTACCGATTTTACATTGGAATGATGCTTTTCTTTCTTGTACTGGCACTGATCAATTGCCAGCTTACAATGTTCACAACATTCGGTTATTGGCTTGAGAATGGATTTTGGTTCGTGAAGTTCCacctgttttgttttattttcttagtGGCACTGCTCATTCCCGAGGGACACATCAGTAATGCAATAATGCATGTAGGATGGATTTCAAGTTTTATTGTGCTGGTCATTCAAATAGTTTTAATGATTGATCTGGCAAAGTTCTTAAGTGCTTGTTGGGTGGAAAGAATGGAACTATCTTCAAGACCAAACATTTGGTACTTATCACTGTTGCTCTTTACATCACTACTGTACACACTATCAGCATcatttgttgtttatttctATGCGACATATGCTGTGTCATTGAGAAACTGCATGACGAATATAGCTTTCCTGACAGTTGTGGTTGTACTATGTATAACTGCTTCCCTCTTGTCAATTCACCCCAGGGTAAGAGAACCTGGACTGCTCCAAGCTGGAATGGTGACATCTTATTCTGTTTATTATGCATGGACTTGCATGCTGCATTATCCATATTCTGACTGTAATCCAACATGGGCCTTTTTACTTGCAACAGAGTTCAATTTTCACTTTCAACCAAACATGCTTGTTGACCTGGCAACAACATTTTTATTACTAATATATGCTGTTGTTAAGGTGCCAAGAGTTGAAGATTTCTTAGCTGCCACCAGCCTTGCCGATTGCTGCCTTTTTGGCAGCTCACAGACCAACGAAAACCAAGAGAATCCAGACAGTGAGGATGGACCATTACTTGTCTCCAC CTGA